The window ACGGCTCCCCAGGCCCCCCCTGGCTACGGCCAGGGGGTTCTTTTTGCCCACCTGTCCACTTCCGTCCAGTCCCCACATGTCCGATCGCGTCCTCTACCTGGTCGACGGCTTCAACCTGTACCACTCCATTCGGGCCGCAATGTTGGACAACGCGGACGAGAAGGGGCACCGCTGGCTCGACCTCCCCGCCTTCTGCCGCTCCACCCTTTCCATGTTCGGCGAGCAGCGCGTCCACCTCGAGCGGGTGGTCTACTTCACCGCCCTGGCGACGCACATGGACGCCGCGAAGCCGGACCACACGCACAGGCACCGGACGTACATCGCCGCGCTGGAGGCGTCGGGGGTGGAAGTGGTGATGTCGCGCTTCAAGAAGAAGAAGCCGCTGTGCCGCCACTGCGGCCTGCGGACGCGCCAGTACGAGGAGAAGGAGACCGACGTGGCGCTCGCGGCGCGGATGCTCTCCGCCTTCGCCACCGGCGAGTGCGAGGCGGTGGCGCTCGTCACCGGCGACACCGACGTGCTCCCCGCCGTGCGCGCGGTCCGGTGCCTGTACCCTGGATATACCGTGGGCGTCGTCTTCCCCTACCGCCGCCACAGCCGGGACCTGCATGCGCTGGCGGACCGCAGCTTCCTGGTGGGGCGCGACCACTACGCGAAGTTCCAGCTTCCGGACCCGGTGTGGAGCGCCGCCGGCAGGCCGGTCTGCAAGCCGGCGGCCTGGTGAGGAACCGGCCCCGCCAGCGCGACATGTTGGGGTGTGGTCGTAAGGAGTGTCCAATCCGCTGTGTACCGTGACGGTTTCGCTCCCGCCTCGCAGTCGCTAAATTGAGGGGTACCCGCAGGCCCTCTCTCCTCTCCGAATACGCATCCGCGCGTGAGCCGTACCCGCGACGCCAAAGCCGGCCAGCCGCAGCCCGTGGGCGACCTGGTCGCGCGCTTCCTGGACAAGAGCGGGCTGGCCGCCCGGGTCGAGGCCGCCTCGGCGCTCACCGAGTGGCCCGAGCGCGTGGGACCGCAGATCGCCGCGGTCACGAAGGCCACGGGGCTAGCCGAGGACACGCTCTTCGTCTCGGTGGCCACCAGCGCGTGGATGATGGAGCTCAACCTGATGAAGGGCGAGCTGATCAAGCGCGTGAACGCCGGCAAGCGCGAGGGGAAGATCCGCCACATCGTGTTCGTGATGGCGGCCTGACGAAAGGGCGCTAAAGCCAGGTGCCGGGCGAACTTCCGCCCGGATCCGGGGTATTGGAGCGGTTCCGTTTTCGAGCGAAACTTCGAGCTAAATCACAGCGACCGAGGGGGTATGGCTTCGAGCTCCGCGGCCCACGAGTACAACGCCGGCCAGATCCAGGTCCTCAAGGGGCTGGAGGCGGTCCGCAAGCGCCCGGGGATGTACATCGGGTCCACCAGCGCGCGCGGCCTGCACCACCTGGTGTACGAGGTGGTCGACAACTCCATCGACGAGGCGATGGCCGGCCACGCCACCCACGTGGACGTCACCATCCACCCCGACAACTCCATCACGGTGGTGGACGACGGCCGCGGCATCCCCGTGGACCTGCACCCCACCGAGAAGGTGCCGGCGGTGGAGCTGGCGCTCACGGTGCTGCACGCGGGCGGCAAGTTCGACAACCAGGGCGAGGGCTCGTACAAGGTCTCCGGCGGCCTGCACGGCGTGGGCGTCTCGGTGGTGAACGCCCTCTCCGAGTGGCTGCGCGTGGAGGTCCGGCGCGAGGGCAGGGTGCACGAGATGGCCTTCGCCCGTGGCGACAAGACGCGGGAGCTGACGGTCACGGGGGCCACGAAGGAGCGCGGGACCACCGTCTCCTTCAAGCCCGACCCGCAGATCTTCGAGGAGACCACCTACTCGTACGACACGCTGTCGAACCGCCTGCGCGAGCTGGCGTTCCTGAACCGGGGCGTGCACATCACGCTCACCGACGAGCGCCCCACCAGCGAGGGCGCCGAGGCGCGGCGCGAGGCCTACCACTACGAGGGGGGGCTGCGCGAGTTCGTGGAGCACCTGCGGGGCACCCGCAAGCCGCTGCACGCCGAGGTGGTGCACATCGAGGCCGCGCGCCCCGAGGCCGAGATCGAGATCGCCTTCCAGTACGACGACGGCTACAACGAGAACACCTTCACCTTCGTCAACAACATCAACACCCACGAGGGCGGCACGCACCTCACGGGCTTCAAGAGCGCGCTCACGCGCACCATCAACGACTACGCGCGCAAGACCGGGCTCTTCAAGAAGGGCGGCGTGGAGGGGCTCTCGGGCGACGACGTGCGCGAGGGGCTCACCTGCGTGATCAGCGTGAAGGTGCGCGAGCCGCAGTTCGAGGGGCAGACCAAGACCAAGCTGGGCAACAGCGAGGTCAAGGGCGCCGTCGAGAGCGTGGTGAACGAGAAGTTCAGCGAGTACCTGGACGAGCACCCGGGGGTGGGGCGCGCCATCATCGAGAAGGCGATCAGCGCCGCGCGCGCGCGCGAGGCCGCCCGCAAGGCGCGCGACCTCACCCGCAAGAAGAGCGCGCTGGAGACGGGCGTGCTCCCGGGGAAGCTGGCCGACTGCTCCAGCAGCAACCCCGAGATCGGCGAGCTGTACATCGTCGAGGGCGACTCGGCCGGCGGCAGCGCCAAGCAGGGGCGCAAACGCGAGTTCC is drawn from Longimicrobium sp. and contains these coding sequences:
- a CDS encoding NYN domain-containing protein; amino-acid sequence: MSDRVLYLVDGFNLYHSIRAAMLDNADEKGHRWLDLPAFCRSTLSMFGEQRVHLERVVYFTALATHMDAAKPDHTHRHRTYIAALEASGVEVVMSRFKKKKPLCRHCGLRTRQYEEKETDVALAARMLSAFATGECEAVALVTGDTDVLPAVRAVRCLYPGYTVGVVFPYRRHSRDLHALADRSFLVGRDHYAKFQLPDPVWSAAGRPVCKPAAW
- a CDS encoding DUF721 domain-containing protein gives rise to the protein MSRTRDAKAGQPQPVGDLVARFLDKSGLAARVEAASALTEWPERVGPQIAAVTKATGLAEDTLFVSVATSAWMMELNLMKGELIKRVNAGKREGKIRHIVFVMAA
- the gyrB gene encoding DNA topoisomerase (ATP-hydrolyzing) subunit B, coding for MASSSAAHEYNAGQIQVLKGLEAVRKRPGMYIGSTSARGLHHLVYEVVDNSIDEAMAGHATHVDVTIHPDNSITVVDDGRGIPVDLHPTEKVPAVELALTVLHAGGKFDNQGEGSYKVSGGLHGVGVSVVNALSEWLRVEVRREGRVHEMAFARGDKTRELTVTGATKERGTTVSFKPDPQIFEETTYSYDTLSNRLRELAFLNRGVHITLTDERPTSEGAEARREAYHYEGGLREFVEHLRGTRKPLHAEVVHIEAARPEAEIEIAFQYDDGYNENTFTFVNNINTHEGGTHLTGFKSALTRTINDYARKTGLFKKGGVEGLSGDDVREGLTCVISVKVREPQFEGQTKTKLGNSEVKGAVESVVNEKFSEYLDEHPGVGRAIIEKAISAARAREAARKARDLTRKKSALETGVLPGKLADCSSSNPEIGELYIVEGDSAGGSAKQGRKREFQAILPLKGKILNVEKARFDKVLSNDEIRAIITAIGTGIGEDEFSLENARYHKIIIMTDADVDGSHIRTLLLTFFFRQMRQLLDAGFVYIAQPPLYMIRKGKQELYAYSDAERDEILARFKGPDGDGKDGTKGIHVQRYKGLGEMNPDQLWKTTMDPETRTLLQVSMEDAVEADSIFTQLMGEEVEPRRVFIEQNAKYVKNLDV